One window of Silurus meridionalis isolate SWU-2019-XX chromosome 9, ASM1480568v1, whole genome shotgun sequence genomic DNA carries:
- the zgc:162816 gene encoding D-threo-3-hydroxyaspartate dehydratase, with amino-acid sequence MARSTEFMEDLCTPAFVVDLDIVKRNSEAMLERFAKLGVQVRPHMKTHKTIECADIMTRGLRRCIVVSTLAEASFYADGGYDDILYAYPLTPEKVKRCAELSERLSLFHVLVDNTVALQELKKKPLKQGKVWHVWLKLDCDTGRAGVPHSDPAALQLAKEISGAEGVELTGIYTHCGNTYKCEGELQIKAVAQETTSLVLQFVEKLKAVGIQDVKSSIGSTPSCSHPVLDMAMLSEVHPGNYVFYDAQQSLLGSCTLEDVAVRVLTRVIGHYPHRNQLLVDCGWTALSQDGANRLPTGYAIFENHPELKLVSMTQEHGAVEPVSGNLDFSQFPLGSMLSLIPYHACATAAMHPVYIVHSKGKVVGNWKPTRGW; translated from the exons ATGGCCAGAAGCACCGAGTTCATGGAGGACCTCTGCACTCCGGCTTTCGTGGTGGACCTGGATATTGTGAAAAGGAACTCGGAGGCAATGCTGGAGCGCTTCGCAAAGCTCGGGGTGCAGGTCCGACCTCACATGAAGACCCATAAGACaat TGAGTGTGCTGACATCATGACCAGGGGGTTACGGCGGTGCATCGTGGTGTCCACCCTGGCTGAGGCTTCATTCTATGCTGATGGTGGTTATGATGATATCCTCTACGCATATCCACTAACCCCTGAGAAAGTAAAGCGCTGTGCAGAGTTATCAGAGAGGCTTTCTTTGTTCCACGTGCTGGTGGACAACACTGTGGCGCTGCAGGAGCTAAAGAAGAAACCGCTGAAGCAGGGCAAAGTCTGGCACGTGTGGCTGAAGCTGGATTGTGACACGGGTAGAG CGGGTGTTCCTCACTCGGATCCTGCTGCTCTGCAGCTAGCCAAGGAAATTTCTGGCGCAGAAGGGGTGGAGCTTACAGGAATCTACACCCACTGTGGAAACACCTACAAGTGCGAGGGGGAGCTGCAAATCAAGGCGGTCGCTCAGGAAACGACAAGTCTGGTGTTGCAGTTTGTGGAGAA GCTAAAAGCTGTCGGGATCCAGGATGTGAAATCGAGCATTGGCTCCACCCCTTCGTGCAGTCACCCAGTTTTAGACATGGCTATGCTGAGTGAGGTCCATCCTGGAAATTATGTCTTTTACG ATGCACAGCAGTCGCTTCTTGGATCCTGCACACTTGAAGACGTTGCGGTACGGGTGCTGACGAGGGTCATAGGTCATTACCCGCATAGGAACCAGCTCTTGGTGGATTGCGGGTGGACCGCACTGAGTCAGGACGGAGCAAACCGTTTGCCAACAGGCTATGCGATTTTCGAGAACCATCCAGAGCTTAA ATTGGTGTCGATGACTCAGGAACACGGCGCTGTGGAACCTGTATCTGGAAATCTGGATTTCAGTCAGTTCCCTCTGGGCTCCATGCTGTCCCTCATACCTTACCAT GCTTGTGCTACAGCGGCGATGCATCCCGTCTACATCGTCCATTCCAAAGGAAAAGTTGTAGGCAACTGGAAACCAACACGTGGATGGTAA